The window TAAAATAAAACCAATTGGAATAAAAAACAAAGTAGTATAACTAGATATTAACATAGTTTCTAAATCTGTTCTAATTATTATAATCAAAGCAGAAAAAAGTAAAAAATAAGAAATCCAATAACGTGAATCTACCAACATTAAAAGCAAAGTAAAAACTACTCCCGATAAAACTTCTATAAGAGGATATAATACAGAAATTGGATTTTTACAATTACGGCATCGGGCCTTTAAAATAAACCAAGATATTATTGGTATAAGATCATAAAATTTTATGACTTTATAACATTTAGGACAATAAGATCTTGGGGTAAACAAATATTTTTCATTAATAATGCGATAAGCCAAGGAATTTAAAAAAGAGCCATAACAAGCAAAAATTAAGAATAAAACAAAAAAATTTGATAATGAGAATAAAACTACCATTTATCCTTATTTTCTTCTTTTATTTTTTCAAGCAATTGCTCTAATTTAAATTGCTTTTCAAACTTATTATCAAATTTAAAAACTAGCTCAGGAATTCTTCTTGAATTTATCTTAGATGCTAAAGCTTTTCTTAAAGACGGTTTATATAATTTTAACGTTTCAAGAACAGATTTAAAATAATCCTCCCCTTGATCAGTATAAAAATAAACAGTACACAACCCCTTATCAGGAGACAGTTCAACCCTGTTTACAAAAATATCTTTAAGTCTTTGATCATCAAGCGAAACTTTCATAAAGAGAGTAGATATCTCTTTAAAAAACAATGATTCCTTTTGAGCTCTTTTTATATTAGTATTTAATGTCATAAATTATATTAAAAAATATATTAAACTATTTTTTGAGCAGCCATGCGAACTAAGTTTTGCTTAATCGCACGCATTAATCTTTTACGACGCTTTTGAGTAGGAGGTTCATGATAAACTATGCGCTTCATGTCTCTTACTACGCCTTCTCTTTCTATCTTTTTCTTGAGTTGTCTTAATGCTTTTTCTAAATTTTCATTAACATTAATTATTATGTTAGCTTTTTTTGGCATAATATTTTTCAGATCCTTTCAATAAAATAATATTCTAAATGGTTTTTGTTATTATTATAATTAATTTTAATTAATTTTACAAAATTTGTCCAGTAAGCATCATAAGCAGATCTAATTAAAAAATTAAATTTAAAGATCCTAATACCATATTGGCTTTAAAAGCATTTCTTTGCTTTATAGCAACCTGCCACAGTAACCCTATAGAAAAGGTTGGAGATAAATCATAATTAAAGCCTGCATTAATCAATTGAGAACTCCATTTGGTTTTAGTCTCATAATATTTTGTCAAAAAACCCTGATTATAGTAAATAGATGTAGAAGGAATATAAGATTTACATACTTTAATATGATCTTCTCTATGTTTAACAATCAAATATTCAACCCAAACTGATAAATTATCAATAAAACGATAAGCATCAAATCCAAAACCTGTAAACCATGTAGTTCCAGGAGTTCTTTTAATATCTGCAGTATAAGGATAAATACCACTTTCTTTCTTATGCGTAGGCAACCTAAAGTTACAATAATCTCTTTCAAAAAACTTGGTAAACCCTACTTGAAAAATAAAGTCTACAGTATCAAGAAAGTCTAAAGTTCCACCGAAAGTAACTCCAGTACTTAAGTGACTATTATTGCCAACTGGTAGGCCAAAAAAATGATTCGATTTAACTTGTTTATCTAAAGGCAAAGCTGCTCCTGCTTCTATAAACGGGGTAAACAATAACCTAGGGTATTTTTCACTTTCCTCATTAACCACAAATACATGTCGCCAAAATAACGATACACGAAAATCTTCCACTCCAATATGATTATACCTGAGAGAATCTATTCCTAAAAATCTTGTTATTTGTTCTTTCTGTCTCATTATATATTCAATAACCAGTTTTTTACATTCAGGAGTAAAAGACAAACACAATGTATTATTACAACATGGTTCAAATCTTTGAGTAACTGGTACACAATCATTGGGAGTTACAGGTCCTTGTGCTGTTGGACAAGGTGGAATTGTCTCTGTATCAGGGATAAATACTGGATTAACAATAGGAGGTTCTTGAGGAGCTGGTACAGTACAAGTACTTGTATCAATTGCTGTACAAGATCCACTAGTACCTGTTATACAAGTTGCAGGACAAGCAATTCCAAGCGCTTGACATGTTAAATCTGAAAAATAGTAAGGCATTTGCTTTACATCAGCCACACCAAATTGAAACTTTACACCTATAGCATAGAAACAACTATCGATTAATAGTATTTCATTTTCAAATCTTAAGCCATATTTTCTATAAATTGCTGGAATGGTAAAAAATCCAAATTCTTTATTTGGATCAGAAAATCGAGGATCTGTAACTAAGCAGTAACATTGAGTATTAGAAGCTACATCAGCATTACAAACATAACTAGGAAGTAAAGTTGATTGTATATCAAGTACTGTAAAAAGTTTATCTCTTAAAACTGGATCATAAAATAATCCCAGCATATTCCACGGACCATTAGGAACATCACCAATATTGACAGCATTTCCATTTTTGTCTCTGGCATAATTAGCAAATTGACGATATCCACTGACACTTAAACGCATCTTAGTAGCTGGATAAGTATAATCAAATAGCATCAAATTTACTTTCTGTTTTGTTGTCAAATAAGAGTAAGGATAAACAGAGCTATATAATGGAAAAGGATCATTTCGTGTCATATTAGCCAGATTGGCATGGATATCTATATTTATCAATATAACAGCTAAGTGCAAAAATATAATTATATAATTTTTTGATATAAATCTTAATGTCATTACTACTTCCTTTTAATATTGCCATATTAATATCAAGCTATTAATAAACCAATGTAAAAGTACCCAAAAAGGTACTTGATTGAAAAGCATTTCTTTGCCTAGCTGCTACTTGCCACAAAATTCCTACTGATAAAGTAGGAGCTATATCATAATTAAAGCCTGCATTTACAACTTGAGCGCCCCATTTAGTTTCTTGCTCATAATATTCTTTTAAAAAACCCTGATTATAATAAATAGATGTAGAAGGAATATAAGATTTACAAATTCTTATATCATCTTCTTCATGTTTTATAATCAAATATTCAAGCCAAACTGAAAGATTATCGATAAAACTATCAGCATTAATACCAAAACCAGTAAACCAAGTGGATCCAGGAGTTTTTTTAATATCTGCAGTATAAGGGAAAATACCACTTTCTTTTACATGAGTTGGAAGTCGATAATGACAGTAATCTCTTTCAAAAAACTTAGTAAACCCTACTTGAAATATAAGCTCCATCGAATCAAGAAAATCTAAAGTACCACCAAAGGTAACTCCGGTACTTAAATGACTATTATTACCAACGGGAAGACCAAAAAACCGATCTGTCTTGACTTGTATATCTAAAGGCAAAGCTGCTCCTGCTTCTATAAACGGTGTAAACAACAATCTAGGATAACGTTCATCCTCTTGATTTATCACAAAAATATGACGCCAAAATAGCGATATCCTAAAATCTTCAACGCCAACATGATCATAAACAAGAGAATCTATTCCTAAAAATCGTGTAATTATATTCTTTTGTCTCATAATATCTTCAATAACTATTTTTTTACATTCAGGAGTAAAAGATAGACATACACGACTATCACAACAAGGAGTAAATCGTTGAGGTAATGGCACACAAGGGGAACTTGTTACAGGTCCATTTGTCGTTGGACACGGTGGTATAGCTGTAGTACCTGCTATAAAGGTGGGATTTACTGCAGCAGGTTCAGCAGGACCAGGAGTGGCACAACCAGCAGTATTAATTACAGTAGTATTGGCTGGACAAGCAATTCCCAATGCTTGACAAGTTAGATCTGAAAATCTAAATGGCATTTGTTTTATATCGGCAACACCAAATTGAATTTTTAAACCGATTGAATAAAAGCATCGATCAACTAAAACTAATTCATTTTCAAATCTTATACCATACTTTCTATAAATTGCAGGAATAGTAAAAAATCCAAATTCTTTATTTGGATCTGAAAAATTAGGATCTGTAATAAAACAGTAGCATTGCACATTTGCATCTAAATTTGAATGGCAGTCATAAGACGGAAGCAAAGTGTCATTTATATCCAATAAAGTAAAAAGTTTATCTCTTAAAACCGGATCATAAAATAACCCTAACATATTCCATCGACCACGAGGATTATCGCCTAAATTCATTACATTTCCATTTTTATCGCGTGCAAAGCTTGCATATTGCCTATAGCCAGAGACACTCATTCTTAGCTTAGTCGCTGGATAACTATAATCAAATAAAGCTAATCCCTCTCGCTGATGACGACTTAGATAAGTGTATGGATAAATGCTACTAAATAAGGGGAACGGATCATTTCGGGTCATATTAGCTAAATTAGCCAAAAGATCAGTATTTAAAAATATAAAAATAAAAGTACCCACTATATACTTATAGTTCTTCAATAGATAATTTAATGCCATTACTCTTCCTTTTAAATATCTATATAAATGTATATCGCTTTATCTTAAAATATATAACGATATATTTTGATGATACTCTTTATATCATTCTTTATTGTTACTCGTCAATTGACTAATTTATTTAATTTTGGAAAGTGTATATTAAAGAAGATCAAAAAATTATATAATACTGTAAAGTACTATATAATTTAAGATTCATAAAAATAAAGGTCCCTAATTATATTAGAGACCTATTAAATATAGATAAATATTTTTATAAAATTTATATAATTTCTTTTAAAAATCCAATAATTGCATTTACAAAAATTAGAGTCGAAGTAATTAAGCCTAGATAAACAATAATTTTGTCTTTTAATTTTTTAGAATTATCCTTAAAATATAATGCTAAAATTGCCATTATAAATGCAAACATTATAAAGATCGATGTCAAATTAAAGAAAAGTCCCATACTTTTTAAGTTAAAAAAGTTAAATATAGTAAGTAAACTTATTGTTAATATAATAATCCCAAAACCATATCTTGATTTTACTATAAAATTAGCAAACTTATTATCTAAATTTTTAAATAAAGAGAATGTTAAAGAAGCAGAAGAATACATCACAGATTGAAGTACCCCACAAATTGCCGTTAATATAGCAACACTAATTAATTTAGTTAAATTTAAAATTAAATTAGATTTACCAAAAGCTTTAATCATTGCCTGAGATATTGTCATATCAGAACTTGTAAATGTATTTTGAGGTATCGCTAGAATTATCGATCCTATAAATGCTAAATAAATTAATCCTACAATCAAAAGCGAAAATACTATAGCTTTTGAAACATTTTTTTCAGGATTTTTAACAATACTGTATAAAGAGGTTGCTGATTCAAAACCAAGAAAAGAGAAAACTGCTGCTGAGACTGATTCTAAAATAGAAGTCCAACCATGAGGCATGAATGGAATTAGATTATTATAATCAGCATTTGAAAAACAAAGTGCAATAATTGAAAATAAAGCAAACAAAGTACAAGATAGTAAAATAATTTGACCAGTTTGCATTATCCTCATTCCTGCAATATTTAATAAAGCGATTACCCCTACTATTATTAAGCCAAATGTCTCCACACTAATAGCTGGTATAAACTGATGAAAATATTGTGAAGCGATTCTTGTTAATAAACCTAAGGCAATAATAATACCTAAAACATAAGAAGCTGCAGCCAAAAGTCCCATATAATGGCCTCCCCACTGCTTTGCATAGTTGTAAAACGAACCTTCTTGAGGAAATACCTTTGCAAGACGTGCAAGAGAAAGAGCCATAAATAAAACAGCAACTATAGAAAATAAATAAGTTAAAATCCCAGCAGGTCCAACTGTAACAGCCAGTTTTGCAGGGGTTGTAAATATACCAACTCCTATCATTGCATTCATACAAATAATAGTAGCACTAATAAGTCCAATTTTACCTGCATTACTTGACTCGTTTATATTTTTTACGTCTCTTTTTTCCATAATAAACTTTCTTAATGATTTTGTTATTAAATTTATATAAATTTTATGTTAAAATAAAAAATAATATTTTAAAACTTTTTAATTTTATTTTTTATACTATGCAATACTCTCAATACTATCAAGCACATATCAAGACAAAAGAATGCTGTTTTTTTGTTGCTATTTTAAGAAGCTGTGAACATCTTACATTTGATAGAACTTTTGATACTAAAGCCAGTATCTTTGAATTTTTAGTACCTGAAAAAAATGAAGAAGCTTTTTTGAATCTAATGAACTACTTTATTAAAAACAATATAGTTACCGATTTAAAAAAACTTCCTAATCGTTTAATTAATCCTGATGCTGAAGTATAGACAACTTTTTTATTAAGTTATCTAATCTTTTATATATCTTTTTAGACTCAAGAATCTTAAATAATTCTAATATACTTGGTCCCATAGTTCTTCCGGTTAAAGCAAATCTAATCAACTTAAAAATCACACTTAAAGGTTTTTTCTGCTCTTTAATGGTATCTTTTATAAAATCAACTGCTTGCTCAGGATTATTCAATTTATCTTTTAAATCTAATATCAGCTTTGAGAAAAAATTGATATCGATATCTAAATCTTTAATTAATTCTAAATCTAAATTAGGCTCATTAAAATAAAATTCGGTTAAATTGACAATTTGCTCTAAAGTGACTAATTCAGTCTTAACAGTATCAATTAACTTGCTTAATTCTTCTCTAGTTATATCTTGAACTTGAGGATATTTATTAATTAAATATGGCAAACAAAGTTCTATTAACTTGGTTGTATCATAATTAGAAATCCACTTATGATTTACCCAATTTAACTTCTCTACATCATATTTAATCATACCAGTAGGTTCTATCTTTTCAAAATCTATAGCATTTATCAATTCTTCTTTATTTAAAATTTCTTTTTTAAAAGACCCACCAATTATAGTTAGATAATTACTGATAGCTTCTGGTAAATATCCAGCATTTTGCAAATCTGTCAAAGAAAATCCAAAATCTCTTTTTGATAACTTTTTACCTTCTTTATTACCTATTATAGGCAAATGCCAAAATATCGGTAATTTAACATTAAAAGCTTCATAAAGAGCTACTTGGCTTGCAGTATTACTTAGATGATCTTCCCCTCTAAATACATGAGTAATCTCCATTAAATGGTCATCGACAAAATTAGCAAAAAGAAAAGTAAAGCTTCCATCTTGACGTGTAAGAGGTATATCAGAAAAATGCTTAAGTTCAAAAGACATCTCTTTATGAGCAAGATCGTAAAACTTAACGGTCTTACTGTAATCTAATTTAAATCTCCAAATAAAAGGCTTATTTGTCTCAACATATTTATCTATATCATCTTGAGATAAATTTAAACAAGTACGATCATATCTTGGTGGCAATTTCATAGCAACTTGTCTTTGCCTTTTTTGTTCAAGTTCTTCGGGAGTACAAAAACAACGATACGCAAGATTTTTTTCAATTAATTTATTAAGATATTGAGTATAAAAATTAGCCCTTTGAGATTGATAATAAGGACCATAAGATCCACCCTTAACAGGACCTTCGTTATACTCAAGTCCTAACCATAAAAGATCGTCAATAATTTTATCAGACAGATTTTCTACATTTCTTTTAAAATCTGTATCTTCAATTCTTAGAACAAAAGTTCCATTATATCTTTTTGCAAAAAGATAGTTCATTAAAGCGCTACGTACATTACCTAAGTGCATTATGCCTGTTGGTGATGGCGCAAATCTAACTCTTACTTTATCCATATAATTTATTCCAATTAAGTTAATTCAATTAAAAATATGATCTATTATAACAAATATTATAGATTTAATGAATTTTAAGAATTATAGAAACAAAGTTTATAAACAAATCAACGGTAACAAAAAAACTTGCTAAATTTATTAAATTATGACCCTTTGAAGATTTATTTAAAAAAGTATAGACTTTAAAATGACTTTTGATTTGCTCAAATTTACTATTAAAAACAAATCAAATAATTTAGATAATAAAAAAAATAAGGGAATCATGCTAAAAAAATTAAAAACTAAATACTTGCTTATATCTCTAAGTATAGCTCAATGTTTAAATTTAAGCTCAATGAATTTATTGCAAAATATACTAAATAATTTTTCAAATAGGGGTCCATCAAAATTAGACGCGGAAACTCAAGCAACTATTAATGATGCACTTAAAACTGCAAAAGAATTAGACGTTAAAAACTTAATTAAACAAATTAGAGAAGAGCGACAAGCTGATCAACTAAAAGCCACAAATGACCTTATTGCACAAATAAAAAAACAAAATACTATTTTATTACGATTGGGAGAATATACTGCATTTTATAAAAGCGATATAGTACGAGGAAGCTGCTTTGCTTTAGAAATGCTTGGCGAACACTTAATGTATAAAAAAATTCAACAAACAAAAATTGATCATGTATTTGAGAAAATTAAAAGAGACTCAAAAAATTTAGAAAAATTATTAGAAAAAGCAGAATTTTCAAAAAAGGTTAACGGTATTACTTTATTTAATATCAAAAATACTCCCGAAATTCAAGAATTAATGGATTATGTAAATAATAAACATAAATTAATTAGCTATAATCCATTCAAAATAGACTTACTTCCACACTTAATTTTAAATCTGACAAAAACTAAAATATTAAAATTTATTGAAAATTCCTTTTTAACCAAACCTACTCCATCCGATTTTCTTAACCCGGAAGTAATCCAAACTTATACCAATGCTTATGAAAAAGATAAAGAAGGAAATCTACAAAAAACAAAAACTCCTTTTTCTATAGTAACCCTTTTAATGTATTTCTTGAATCCAAAATATCTTTTAGAAGATATGCAAACATCTCAACAAGAAAATTTAAAGAAGATCAATAAATTTTTTAATCTAGGCATACCTGACATATTATTTTCTAAATCAATTTCGGCTATTGCTTCAATATCTGCTGGAGGTCTAGCCATTAAAGTTACTGATAACATATTGACCAATTCTTGGCGAGACTACTTAAAACTTAACCAAACTCGACTATTAAAACTACTTCAAATGTATAACAAAGAACTGGAAACAGAAACCACTACAGAAGTAAAACGAATAGAAAAAAAACTAAAGAAATTTATAATAGAAGGACATTCCAAAAATATATCCTATTTGTGGTTACAAACCAAAAACATATCTCAAAGTCGTATAGGATTAATGCTTTCCCTTCCAGTCATAGGAACTTTAGCATGGAAAGGATATAATTTTTATAAAACAAATATAGCATAAATAAAACAATTAAAAATAATTAAGGAAACTTAAAATGCAAAAACGAATTTTACTTATATCTATACTTACACTATCGAACTTTGCTCATAAATCTTTCTCAATGGACTTTAACGAGATAAACCCAGATGTATTAAGATTCTTTGGAGATGCAGCAGAGGGTGCAGCCAGACTAGGACAAAATATTGCTGAAGAAACAAGAAGAAATAACGAATACAGTTATGAAAATAGAGAAAGAAAATTAAAAGAAGAATTACAACAAGCTAAAAGCCCTGAAGAAAGAACAGAAATATTGAGACAATTAGGAGTTATAAGAGAAGGTAGAGAAAAAAAAGAACAAACTTGGGAAAATGTAGGCGCACAATTTGTACAAGTTGTTCCTAATATGCTTAATCTAGCACAAGATGTAATTAGGGAAAAAACACAAGCAGAAACTAAACTTGCTCAAGAAGCAATTAGCTCAAAAGCACGTAAAGAAGCTATTATAGAAAGTATGCAAAAATTAATTCAAGCAGGTACAGATCCAAAAAATGCTAAATTATTTGCATTTACTACTACAGTAGCTGCGGTAGGTGTTTGTGGAGCATGGCATGGCAGCAAAGTGGTTGCTAATTTAGTACAACAATATATGAACAAAATCCCTACTATTGCCGAAGAAACTTCTCTAGTTTCTGTTAAAGATAAGGTTGTTAATTACTTAAGAGGTCAAAAACCTGAAACAAATATCAATGATGTTATTTTAGAATCTAATTTAGCAACTAGAATATCAAGAATTGCTACTTCAGTTAAAAATACAGTAAGTAATGGTGGATATTTCAGACATATACTATTTTATGGCCCTCCCGGAACAGGTAAGACTATGCTTGCAAAAAGGATAGCTCGTAGCTCTGGTCTTGAATATATTTACTTTGCAGGTGGTTCTGCTCTTGATCAATTACCAATTGAAGATGCACTTTCAAGATTAGTTGAACTATTTGAATTTGCAAAAAGATCTTCTAAAAAACTTATGATTATTATCGATGAAGCTGAGGTTCTTCTTGCTGATAGAAGTAAAAACTTAAGTGATAAAACTCGTAAATTGCTTAACTTAATACTTGGTTATACCGGTACTGAAACTAATAACTTTATAATCGTTGCTTTAACAA of the Candidatus Babela massiliensis genome contains:
- the rpsU gene encoding 30S ribosomal protein S21: MPKKANIIINVNENLEKALRQLKKKIEREGVVRDMKRIVYHEPPTQKRRKRLMRAIKQNLVRMAAQKIV
- a CDS encoding prepilin peptidase → MVVLFSLSNFFVLFLIFACYGSFLNSLAYRIINEKYLFTPRSYCPKCYKVIKFYDLIPIISWFILKARCRNCKNPISVLYPLIEVLSGVVFTLLLMLVDSRYWISYFLLFSALIIIIRTDLETMLISSYTTLFFIPIGFILSYFNLLNISLYQSILGAICGYLFLFFIDKIFYYFKKQHGMGEGDFEILSLIGAFSGLSGAWFSLLFGSLTGSLIFLIIFLKEYFSSNFNISKFKSYKIPFGPFLALGSIIYILIQNYLDRLFFL
- a CDS encoding AAA family ATPase — its product is MQKRILLISILTLSNFAHKSFSMDFNEINPDVLRFFGDAAEGAARLGQNIAEETRRNNEYSYENRERKLKEELQQAKSPEERTEILRQLGVIREGREKKEQTWENVGAQFVQVVPNMLNLAQDVIREKTQAETKLAQEAISSKARKEAIIESMQKLIQAGTDPKNAKLFAFTTTVAAVGVCGAWHGSKVVANLVQQYMNKIPTIAEETSLVSVKDKVVNYLRGQKPETNINDVILESNLATRISRIATSVKNTVSNGGYFRHILFYGPPGTGKTMLAKRIARSSGLEYIYFAGGSALDQLPIEDALSRLVELFEFAKRSSKKLMIIIDEAEVLLADRSKNLSDKTRKLLNLILGYTGTETNNFIIVALTNRPEDLDDAFLSRCDEQIEIGAPAPEQRLEILQSYIKKFLISRTKEQPKPSLFARILGANNPPKPITIAKDALTPEVIEDIAQRLEHFVGRDISKLVISIQSEAYATPQCRITKEIVDRVIQQKIDQKTLEKKQFKQ
- the rbfA gene encoding 30S ribosome-binding factor RbfA gives rise to the protein MTLNTNIKRAQKESLFFKEISTLFMKVSLDDQRLKDIFVNRVELSPDKGLCTVYFYTDQGEDYFKSVLETLKLYKPSLRKALASKINSRRIPELVFKFDNKFEKQFKLEQLLEKIKEENKDKW
- the gltX gene encoding glutamate--tRNA ligase → MDKVRVRFAPSPTGIMHLGNVRSALMNYLFAKRYNGTFVLRIEDTDFKRNVENLSDKIIDDLLWLGLEYNEGPVKGGSYGPYYQSQRANFYTQYLNKLIEKNLAYRCFCTPEELEQKRQRQVAMKLPPRYDRTCLNLSQDDIDKYVETNKPFIWRFKLDYSKTVKFYDLAHKEMSFELKHFSDIPLTRQDGSFTFLFANFVDDHLMEITHVFRGEDHLSNTASQVALYEAFNVKLPIFWHLPIIGNKEGKKLSKRDFGFSLTDLQNAGYLPEAISNYLTIIGGSFKKEILNKEELINAIDFEKIEPTGMIKYDVEKLNWVNHKWISNYDTTKLIELCLPYLINKYPQVQDITREELSKLIDTVKTELVTLEQIVNLTEFYFNEPNLDLELIKDLDIDINFFSKLILDLKDKLNNPEQAVDFIKDTIKEQKKPLSVIFKLIRFALTGRTMGPSILELFKILESKKIYKRLDNLIKKLSILQHQD
- a CDS encoding APC family permease; the encoded protein is MEKRDVKNINESSNAGKIGLISATIICMNAMIGVGIFTTPAKLAVTVGPAGILTYLFSIVAVLFMALSLARLAKVFPQEGSFYNYAKQWGGHYMGLLAAASYVLGIIIALGLLTRIASQYFHQFIPAISVETFGLIIVGVIALLNIAGMRIMQTGQIILLSCTLFALFSIIALCFSNADYNNLIPFMPHGWTSILESVSAAVFSFLGFESATSLYSIVKNPEKNVSKAIVFSLLIVGLIYLAFIGSIILAIPQNTFTSSDMTISQAMIKAFGKSNLILNLTKLISVAILTAICGVLQSVMYSSASLTFSLFKNLDNKFANFIVKSRYGFGIIILTISLLTIFNFFNLKSMGLFFNLTSIFIMFAFIMAILALYFKDNSKKLKDKIIVYLGLITSTLIFVNAIIGFLKEII